The Nostoc sp. NIES-3756 DNA window GTCTAGTTGGCATAAAGCACGAGCAACACCCAAGCGCACAGAGTCAGCTTGTCCAGTTAGACCGCCGCCTTCTGCTTTGACTAAAATGTCGTATTCGTTTTCTAGTCCCAGGGTTTCTAAAGGTGCTTTGATTACACCTAAATAATTGGCGTTGAACTGGAAATACAACTCTCCAGGCTTGCCATTTACAGTCAACTGACCAGTACCGGGAACCAAGCGCACCCGTGCGACTGCGGACTTACGGCGACCTGTACCCCAGTACACGGCGCGACCGCTATTTGCTTCTGCTACTGTCATTAATCTTCTGCTCCAGGAATTGTATTAATGTTAAGTTCTTTAGGCTTTTGGGCTTCGTGGGGATGAGTAGGCCCTGCGTACACTTTCAGTTTGGTGAACAACTGCTTACCCAAGCTATTTTTAGGCAGCATACCTTTAACAGCGTGTTCCAAAATTCTTTCTGGTAAGCGCTGTTGCAGCTTGGCAAAAGTTTCTGTCTTCATCCCACCAGGACGACCAGAGTGACGGCGATAGAGTTTTTGAGTACGTTTCTTGCCTGTAACTGCTACTTTTTCAGCGTTAACAACAATAACGAAGTCACCTGTATCGAGGTGTGGGGTATAGTGAGCCTTATTTTTGCCTCTTAAAATCATGGCAATTTCGCTGGCGAGGCGACCCAAGCGTTTGTCCGTAGCGTCTACTACGTACCAATCACGCTCAAGGGTATCTTGAGAGGGTAGGTATGTTTTACTCATTTTTCTGTCCTTTGTTAATTGTCAGTTGTCAGTTGTCAGTTGTCATGTACTTGTACTAATGACTAATGACTAATGACCAATGACTAATGACTAAAAACTAACTTTGGCATGGTGTCATACCAAACGTCAGGGGTAAAGGGAAAATCTGGATAGCCGACTCGTAACAAGCATAAACCTTGTGACGGTGCGGCGTGTTTTACTTCTTCCCGGCGTTGTTCTTTCCAGAGTTCGGTGAAGTTAGCCAGAGTTCTTTGTCCAGAACCTACCTGTACTAACATTCCTACCAACAGTCGCACCATGCCATATAAAAATCCATTTGCTTGAATTTCAATATGGATAAACGGCCCACTGCGATCGCACTCTACTGCTTGCACTTCTACCCAGGAATGCGATCGCTTTGACCCTGCACGGTGAAATGCGGCTAAGTGATGCTTTCCCAACAGGGGTTCCAAAGCAGCCTGCATCAGAGTTTCATCCAGGGGAGCATAATAATAATGCCAACTGAAGGGGGTAACGAACAAGTTCGGCCAATCTTCAGTATAAATTGTATAGCGATACCGCCTGTATGCTGCACTAAAGCGAGCGTGCCAACGGTTATCTACACCTGCTGAAGCTTTGATTAATATATCCTTGGGCAGATAGCTATTAAGTACCGATGCCCACTTATGGGGGGGAATTAAACCTGTCGCGTCAAAATGGGCTACTTGAGCAGCAGCATGAACGCCGCTATCTGTACGCCCCGCACCATGTAGTGTGACATGATGCCCAAGAATTTTGGCGATCGCAGTTTCAATTTCTTCCTGTACTGAGCGATGATGTTTCTGTCGTTGCCAGCCATGAAAATGAGTGCCAAGGTATTGAATTACCAAGGCTACTCGCTGAGTTTCTCTGGGCTGGTGACTATCTAACATAATTTAAGTGCTGAGTAGTGAGTGCTGAGTTATGAGTAAGAATTTCTCCCTCATCTCCCGGCTGGTGAGCGTAGCCGTTCGCGGAGCGTCTCGCAGAGAACCACATCTCCTCTACCCTTCTCTACACCAACTCAATAATTGCCATCTCAGCATTGTCCCCACGACGCGGTACGGTATGTAAAATGCGGGTGTATCCGCCTTGACGATTACCATACCGAGTGGGAACTTGCTCAAACAGCGCATGAACTAGCTGTTTGTCGTAGATATATCCCAAAGCTCGACGACGTGCTGATAAAGAGCCATCTTTGGCGAGGGTAATGATTTTATCTACTTCGCTTCTTACTACTTTTGCTCGAACCAAAGTAGTGGTTATCCGACCATGACGGACTAGCTCAGTTGTCAACGCACGTAACAGGGCGCGGCGCTGATCTGCGGGTTTACCCAGTTTTTTGACTCGATTCCGGTGACGCATAAAAATACTAAGGTGAACTTTGAAACGTTTAAATTAGCCGTGTTTGCCACTTCTTTCTTGAGGTAAAGTAATCCCCAAGCGTCGCTGTAAGGCTTCAACGACTTCTTCTGCTGACTTCTGACCGAAGTTTTTAATTTCTAACAAGTCTTCTTGGGTGTAATCTAACAAGTCAGCCACAGAGTTGACCTGCGCCCGTTTGAGACAGTTGTAAGCGCGGACAGAAAGCTGCAATTCTTCGATAGGAATTTGGGCAGTTGGGTCGTCGGGAATATCAGAGTTTGTATCCGTTGGTTCTAATGAGATGTCTTTCAACGGATTGAACAACTCTACTAGGATGCCAGCTGCCGATGATAGTGCTTCTTGAGGAGAGATGCTACCATTTGTCCAAACTTCTAGGAGCAGTCTGTCTCTAGGAATCGAGCCATCTGCACGCACTTCCTCGACGCTGTAGTTAACTTTCCGCACTGGCATAAATATCGAGTCGATTTGCAGAAAGTCTAAAGAAGTGGCTTCTTCCCTTCCTCTTTCGACTGTGCGATATCCTTTGCCTCGCTCAATGCGAAATTCCATTTCTAGTTTGCCGCCCTCAGCAATAGTGGCTACATACTGGGTAGGATCGATAACTTCAACTTCACTGGGCAAATCAAAATGTGATGCCGTGATTGTTGCTGGCCCGGTCACTAACAATCTGCCAATTTGGGCTTGAGAAGAATAACTCTTGAGGATGACTTCTTTCATCCGCATGATGATTTCTAGTACATCTTCCCGTACACCCGGAACTGTAGCAAATTCGTGAGAAACACCCGCAATTCTTACTGCTGTAACTGCTGTTCCCTCTAGGTTGGACAATAAAACTCGCCGCAACGCATTGCCGACTGTTGTTCCTTGACCACGCTCTAGAGGTTCTAGAATAAATTTACTGTAATGGTTCCGACTTTCCTCTGTATTAGACTCTACACATTCAATTTGAAACTGCGCCACGGAGTAGCCTCCCTTAATTAAGGTGCTGCTAGCAGGCAAACTTATTTGCCTCTCGAATTTACTTTATTGCCCTGGGCTTTTTTAGTAGTATCAAAATGCCAATATTTTGTAACGGTACAGTTTGACTTGCTAATTAGCTTGTGGGTATTGATTATATTTGGGGTGATTTGGTTTATCGCAGCCCTCCCTGATGGAAGAGCTGACACGCTTAATTGTCGTCCCAGCCGTCGGAAGTTCTTTTAGTCTAATTGCTAGGAAATCTTGACCTATACGCGGCGGCGCTTGGGTGGACGGCAACCATTGTGAGGAATGGGGGTAATATCGCGGATGAGGGTGATTTCTAAACCCGCACCTTGCAGCGCCCGAATCGCAGTTTCTCTACCTGCGCCTGGGCCGCTAACCATAACTTCAATTTGGCGCATTCCTTGGTCTATTGCGCGTCTAGCTGCACTTTCAGCTGCGGTTTGCGCTGCGAAGGGAGTTCCTTTTTTCGCGCCTTTAAAACCGCTAGAACCAGCACTAGCCCAGGAAATTACATCGCCGTTTTGATCGGTAATGGTGACAATGCTATTGTTGAAAGTAGATTGGATGTAAGCCATTCCGTTAGGAACGTTCCTTTTCTGCTTCTTACTCCCAGATTTCTTTGTTGGTTGTCTTGCCATATTATTTCAGTTAATCTAAGGTAAAACTTGCTCTTTTTAGCAAGCAGAGAAATATTACTTACCAGGAGCCTTCTTCTTCCCGGCCACTGTCTGCCGTCTCCCACGACGGGTTCTAGCATTAGTACGAGTTCTTTGTCCTCTTACTGGTAAGCCCATCCGATGACGACGGCCTCTGTATGTACCAATGTCAATCAAGCGCTTGATGTTCATTGCTTCCAAGCGCCGCAAGTCACCTTCAACTTGATAGTTGCTTTCGACTTCGCCCCTGAGGGCTGCTACGTCGGCATCGCTGAGGTCTTTAACGCGGGTATCTGGGTTAACCCCTGTAGCCTCTAGGATTTCTTGTGACCTTGATAGCCCAATTCCGTAGATATAGGTCAGACCAATTTCTACACGTTTATCGCGTGGAAGGTCTACTCCGGCAATACGTGCCACGATGAATTACTCCCTATTGTTTTCGCAGTTATTGATGGAAAAACGCGGCTAACCGCGCCAATATTTTAGCTGGTGATGATATGGGTAACGTCACTCTCAGCGTTCAGGAATCTTATCCTTGACGTTGCTTGTGCTTGGGATTGACGCAGATCACCATAACGCGCCCACGACGGCGGATCACGTTACACTTTTCACAAATCTTTTTGACCGAGGCTCTAACTTTCATGCCTTTAAAAATTGACTCCAAATGTTAAATTATAGCATTTCTAGGAATTTTTATGCAATTAAGTAAATGGGTAACACCCAAATAATTTGTTTTATGGTAGACTTCCTTACATATATCTACTTCTTACGCAATCGGTAAGTGATTCTGCCTTTTGTGAGGTCGTAGGGGGTTAGTTCTACTTTGACGCGATCGCCAGGCAAAATTTTGATATAGTTACGGCGAATCTTACCAGAGATGTGTGCCAGAACGTTGAAGCCGTTATCTAAATCAACGCGAAACATGGCGTTAGGCAAGGACTCAGTGACAGTGCCTTCCATTTCAATCAAATCTTGTTTAGACAAGTTTTTTCCTCAATTCAACAATTTTTTGTTCGGATGCAGCACTCATCTGCAAGAGAACATATTTTAAGAAATATATCAACCGTTTATTAATATATCTTAGCTAAATTTGGCAACATTCTTAGAGAGTAGGGTTGGGGTGTAGGAAGTGATGAATCCCTATGCCCCATGCCCAGGTTATGAAGCTAACGTTTGTGTCAATTCGTGAGTGACTTCTTCTTGGGATTGGTCGCCGTTAATGGTTAGGAGTTTTTGGCGATCGCTGTAATAATCAATCAAAGGTGCGGTGTCGTTACGGTAAATTTCCAAACGACGACGAATTACTTCTTCAGTGTCGTCTTTCCGTCCTCTGGATAATAAACGTGTTACCACAACATCATCTGGCGCATCTAAATTGACTACTCTTTCACCACCTTGACCAGTCTTTGCTAGCAATTCCTCAAGAAAAGCCGCTTGTGTGACTTTGCGAGGGAAACCGTCCAATATCCATCCGGATTGAGCATCCACTTGACCCAGGCGTTCCTCTACCAAGTCCTGTACTAACTGGTCAGGAACCAACTCACCGCTATTCACATAGCCTTGAGCTTTGATTCCCAAAGGAGTTTGCTCTTTCATGGCTTGGCGCAAAATATCCCCAGTAGAAATATGGGGAATATTTAGATGCTGTGCCAAAATTTGAGCTTGTGTTCCTTTCCCTGCACCAGGCGGCCCCAAGAAGATTAGTCGCGTCACTATTGTTTCACCATTCCTTCATAACGCTGAGAAATAACGTAAGTTTGGACTTGTTTTGCTGTCTCAATCGCCACACCAACGAGAATTAGTAAAGATGTTGCACCTAATCCTCTAAATGTTGGTACATTCAAAGCTCTTTCTACAGCAGTGGGGATAATTGCAACTAAGCCCAAGAACATTGCACCCAAGAAAGTTAGTCTGTTAATTACTCGCTCGATATATTCGCTAGTTGCTTTCCCTGGACGAATACCTGGAATACTAGAACCCATTTTTTTCAAGTTCTGAGCCACATCCACAGGGTTAACAATCAAAGATGAGTAGAAGTAGCTAAAGAAAACAATGGAAATTAAGTACACCAAAGCGTACACCCAAGAACCAGAACCACCAGGACTGAGGTAAGTGTTGACGATGTTCGCCAACTCTGGGTTTTTGGTGAAGTTAGCAATCAAAAGCGGCAAGCTGAGGATGGCTGCGGCAAAAATGATCGGCATGACACCGCCGGAAATGAGGCGTAAGGGTAAGTAGCTACGTTGTTCTGCTAACACCCGACGACCAACTTGACGGCGAGCGGAAATGATGGGGATGCGGCGGATACCTTCTTGAACGAAGACGATACCCACAATTGTGGCTAGGAAGACTAACACTAGCACGATGACGCGACCAACAATTTCTCTACCGCTAACCTGGACTAAATCAATGGTGTCACCCAAAGATTTTGGCAATGAAGCAACAATATTGACAAAAATCAACAAAGATGCACCGTTACCAATACCCCGTTCTGTGATCAGTTCCGATGCCCACATAACGAACATAGAGCCAGCCGTGAGTGCGATCGCAGTTTCCGCTACAAATATTGGCCCTGGCTGTAAGGCAAATTGTTGCAGGAATAAAGCAGAGAAAGCTGTACTTTGGACAATCGCCCAACCTACAGTTACATAACGAGTAATTTGGGAAATTTTCCGGCGACCAGCTTCGCCTTCATTTTTCTGTAAATTTTCTAAAGATGGTATTGCTGCCGTCAGCAATTGGATGATAATGGAGGCATTAATAAAGGGCAGAATCCCTAAAGCAAAGACTCCTAAAGTAGAAAGTCCCCGCCCAGAGAATATATCCAATAAACCGAATATGGAATTATTGCCCGAAATGGCTTCGGCAAATCTAGGTCTATCAATTCCTGGGACTGGTAAAAAGATACCCAGGCGAACCAAAATTAAAATACCGACAGTTACAAGCAGCCTACCTCTCAGTCCGGCTGCTTGTGCCATCTGCATAAAAGTTTCTTGAGCCGTTGGGGCTTTATCTCGACTGATCATAGAGTGCTACCTTTATCGTTAAGCAGGCGCTGGAAGCGAGTTAGCTAGCTTGCAAGTGCGCTGTTAGGCTTCACCCTAAAACTTCACAACTGCCTCCAGCCGCCTCAATTTTGCTACGAGCTTGACCTGTGAAAGCTGCCGCTTTGACGTTGAGTGCTACGCCTAATTCCCCATTACCCAAAACTTTCAATGGGCCTTTAGCAGCAGTTAAAATACCTGCTTCTCTTAAAGACTCCAAAGTTACTTCTGTATTTGCAGGAAGTGACGCTAACTTCTCTACATTAATCGTAGTGTAAATTTTCCGATTAACTAAAGGAAAGCCCTTCAGTTTAGGTATCCGGCGGTACAATGGCTGTTGACCACCTTCAAAACCAGGTCTAGTGCTGCTACCAGAACGAGATTTTTGACCTCTCATACCTAGACCAGCACTAGCACCTTGTCCAGCAGAAATACCTCTACCTACACGGCGGCGGCGTTTTTTTGAGCCTTTTTGAGGCTTAAGATCGTTGAGTCTCATAATCTTACTCTGTGTTTGTCAGTTGTCAGTTGTCAGTTGTCAGTAGCTTTAGAACTACAGATAAATGACAACCTAGATGTAGAGTTTTTCGATTGCAATGCCTCTGTCTTCGGCGACTTCAGCAAAGGTACGCAGTGTAGATAGGGCGTTAACTGCTGCTCTAGCGTTATTGAGTGGGTTGTTAGAGCCGAGTTGCTTGGCGAGTACGTTACGCACGCCAGCTAATTCCAATACTGTACGAACAGCACCACCAGCAATTACACCAGTACCAGGAGCGGCTGGACGCATCATGACTTTAGCACCGCCACCTACACCATCAATGGGGTGAGGGATGGAGTTAGATTTGGTGATTGGGATATCAATGAGGTGTTTTTTGCCATCGGCTACACCTTTTTTCACTGCGCCAATTACATCAGAAGCTTTGCCTACTCCTACTCCTACTTGACCGCGTTCGTTACCAACAACAACGATCGCACGGAAGCTGAGTTTTTTACCACCTTTAACTACCTTGCTCACCCGTCGGATTTGAATTACCCGCTCTTGCCAGTTGGTTTCTTCTTTT harbors:
- the rpsI gene encoding 30S ribosomal protein S9; protein product: MTVAEANSGRAVYWGTGRRKSAVARVRLVPGTGQLTVNGKPGELYFQFNANYLGVIKAPLETLGLENEYDILVKAEGGGLTGQADSVRLGVARALCQLDPENRPPLKTEGYLTRDPRAKERKKYGLHKARKAPQYSKR
- the rplM gene encoding 50S ribosomal protein L13 produces the protein MSKTYLPSQDTLERDWYVVDATDKRLGRLASEIAMILRGKNKAHYTPHLDTGDFVIVVNAEKVAVTGKKRTQKLYRRHSGRPGGMKTETFAKLQQRLPERILEHAVKGMLPKNSLGKQLFTKLKVYAGPTHPHEAQKPKELNINTIPGAED
- the truA gene encoding tRNA pseudouridine(38-40) synthase TruA — translated: MLDSHQPRETQRVALVIQYLGTHFHGWQRQKHHRSVQEEIETAIAKILGHHVTLHGAGRTDSGVHAAAQVAHFDATGLIPPHKWASVLNSYLPKDILIKASAGVDNRWHARFSAAYRRYRYTIYTEDWPNLFVTPFSWHYYYAPLDETLMQAALEPLLGKHHLAAFHRAGSKRSHSWVEVQAVECDRSGPFIHIEIQANGFLYGMVRLLVGMLVQVGSGQRTLANFTELWKEQRREEVKHAAPSQGLCLLRVGYPDFPFTPDVWYDTMPKLVFSH
- the rplQ gene encoding 50S ribosomal protein L17, which translates into the protein MRHRNRVKKLGKPADQRRALLRALTTELVRHGRITTTLVRAKVVRSEVDKIITLAKDGSLSARRRALGYIYDKQLVHALFEQVPTRYGNRQGGYTRILHTVPRRGDNAEMAIIELV
- a CDS encoding DNA-directed RNA polymerase subunit alpha, translating into MAQFQIECVESNTEESRNHYSKFILEPLERGQGTTVGNALRRVLLSNLEGTAVTAVRIAGVSHEFATVPGVREDVLEIIMRMKEVILKSYSSQAQIGRLLVTGPATITASHFDLPSEVEVIDPTQYVATIAEGGKLEMEFRIERGKGYRTVERGREEATSLDFLQIDSIFMPVRKVNYSVEEVRADGSIPRDRLLLEVWTNGSISPQEALSSAAGILVELFNPLKDISLEPTDTNSDIPDDPTAQIPIEELQLSVRAYNCLKRAQVNSVADLLDYTQEDLLEIKNFGQKSAEEVVEALQRRLGITLPQERSGKHG
- the rpsK gene encoding 30S ribosomal protein S11 — encoded protein: MARQPTKKSGSKKQKRNVPNGMAYIQSTFNNSIVTITDQNGDVISWASAGSSGFKGAKKGTPFAAQTAAESAARRAIDQGMRQIEVMVSGPGAGRETAIRALQGAGLEITLIRDITPIPHNGCRPPKRRRV
- the rpsM gene encoding 30S ribosomal protein S13, whose product is MARIAGVDLPRDKRVEIGLTYIYGIGLSRSQEILEATGVNPDTRVKDLSDADVAALRGEVESNYQVEGDLRRLEAMNIKRLIDIGTYRGRRHRMGLPVRGQRTRTNARTRRGRRQTVAGKKKAPGK
- the rpmJ gene encoding 50S ribosomal protein L36 produces the protein MKVRASVKKICEKCNVIRRRGRVMVICVNPKHKQRQG
- the infA gene encoding translation initiation factor IF-1, with protein sequence MSKQDLIEMEGTVTESLPNAMFRVDLDNGFNVLAHISGKIRRNYIKILPGDRVKVELTPYDLTKGRITYRLRKK
- a CDS encoding adenylate kinase gives rise to the protein MTRLIFLGPPGAGKGTQAQILAQHLNIPHISTGDILRQAMKEQTPLGIKAQGYVNSGELVPDQLVQDLVEERLGQVDAQSGWILDGFPRKVTQAAFLEELLAKTGQGGERVVNLDAPDDVVVTRLLSRGRKDDTEEVIRRRLEIYRNDTAPLIDYYSDRQKLLTINGDQSQEEVTHELTQTLAS
- the secY gene encoding preprotein translocase subunit SecY, which encodes MISRDKAPTAQETFMQMAQAAGLRGRLLVTVGILILVRLGIFLPVPGIDRPRFAEAISGNNSIFGLLDIFSGRGLSTLGVFALGILPFINASIIIQLLTAAIPSLENLQKNEGEAGRRKISQITRYVTVGWAIVQSTAFSALFLQQFALQPGPIFVAETAIALTAGSMFVMWASELITERGIGNGASLLIFVNIVASLPKSLGDTIDLVQVSGREIVGRVIVLVLVFLATIVGIVFVQEGIRRIPIISARRQVGRRVLAEQRSYLPLRLISGGVMPIIFAAAILSLPLLIANFTKNPELANIVNTYLSPGGSGSWVYALVYLISIVFFSYFYSSLIVNPVDVAQNLKKMGSSIPGIRPGKATSEYIERVINRLTFLGAMFLGLVAIIPTAVERALNVPTFRGLGATSLLILVGVAIETAKQVQTYVISQRYEGMVKQ
- the rplO gene encoding 50S ribosomal protein L15 gives rise to the protein MRLNDLKPQKGSKKRRRRVGRGISAGQGASAGLGMRGQKSRSGSSTRPGFEGGQQPLYRRIPKLKGFPLVNRKIYTTINVEKLASLPANTEVTLESLREAGILTAAKGPLKVLGNGELGVALNVKAAAFTGQARSKIEAAGGSCEVLG
- the rpsE gene encoding 30S ribosomal protein S5 — translated: MATGRRKANRAKKEETNWQERVIQIRRVSKVVKGGKKLSFRAIVVVGNERGQVGVGVGKASDVIGAVKKGVADGKKHLIDIPITKSNSIPHPIDGVGGGAKVMMRPAAPGTGVIAGGAVRTVLELAGVRNVLAKQLGSNNPLNNARAAVNALSTLRTFAEVAEDRGIAIEKLYI